A stretch of DNA from Myxococcota bacterium:
TTTGGCTAATTTAAGCATCTTACTTTCTAACAGGCGGCAGCTTTCTCGAGAGATATGCAGGCTTGCGCCCAACTCTTCCAAGGTTTCGGGATCCTCGGCTAAGATACGCTTTTCCAAAATGACCTTCATATGAGGGTTGTTCAACTCTCTCACAATGCCGGCCAAAATATTTTTAATCGTTGATGCTTTTTCAAGCCGCAGCGCAACCTCTTCGGGATTCTCCAAATCCGAACTTAAGGTATCGCCAACGGAATAGCCCTCTTCCGCCGAAGCCATTTTGTCGATGCTAATGGTTCGCGCCCGAATGGTCTGCTTGTTGCCCGCGGCATCTTCTTTGGGCGGGCCCATGGCAGGTTTATCGTCTTTTTCATGCGTTTGAATGAATCGCTGGATCTTTGCCCGAATCCAAAATACGCCGTAAGTGGAGAATCGAATATTTCTGTCAGCCTGAAAAGTTTCAGTCGCGCGGATAAGCCCCAAGGTACCCTCTTGCAAGAGGTCTTCATATTTATAGCCTGGCCGCAGCATTTGACCCACAATCATATGCACCAAGCCCACATTAGCCATGACCAAAGCATTACGGGCATCCACATCACCCCATATTTGGATACGTCGGGCCAATTCATACTCGTCTTCAATGCCCAGGCGCTGAGAGCTGGCAGTTTTGGTGAAAAGCGGCTTGTCTGTTCGCAATGTTCCCGCGTCAATCAGGCTTAAAAGCAACGCCGCATCCGCGAGATCCTTTTCAGGCTGGATTTCCTCGTCTTGCGCCTGCGGTCCTGGCTTGCTTTTTCGTATCAACATGAAAACATCCCTTTAGTGTTTTCAGTATACAATAATTTAGAGAAATTTGGCATCTATATTCATGTGCCTTTTTGCAGAAGACGTTGTATTTACTGCGATTTTTATTTCGAAATAGGTAAAAATACACAGCAATTTCATGAAAACGTTTTATTGGAATGGGAAGCCAGAAAACATGAGGCGCCTGGTGAGCCGCAGACCATTTATTTTGGCGGTGGAACGCCAAGTTTGCTATCACCGGCGCAAATTGGGGCGCTAATTACCGCCCTGGGCCCCAAAGCGGGCGAAATTACCTTGGAAGCAAACCCAGAAGATCTATCGCCGCAATATCTGGCAGAAATTAGACGGGCCGGTGTTAACCGCCTAAGCCTAGGTGTTCAAAGCTTTGAAGACCCCATATTGAAATATCTGGGGCGCAAGCATCGGTCCGAGCAAGCGAAACAAGCGATTTTGGATGCGAAAGCAGCTGGTTTTGAGCGTATATCGGTGGATTTGATTGTAGGCGTGGCCAGTGAAAGCACACAAAGTGCCACCAGCTGGCTCGCAGAGCAAAAGATAGGCCACTTGAGCGTCTATTTACTCACGGTTGAAAACCTGACGCCCCTGGATCGCCTGATAAAAAAAGGTCGTTTGCAAGCACCCTGCGAAGATGCGCAGGTAGACGCGTATATAGAGATGCAAGCGCGGCTACCTACGCTCGGGTACGAGCAATACGAAGTTTCGAGTTACGCGATGCCGGGGCATGAAAGTCAACACAATCGCATCTACTGGTCTAAGGGCAGCTACCTAGGCTTAGGGCCAGGCGCGCATTCGATGCTCATGCATGCGGATGGAACCATCACTAGGCGGCATACGCATGCGCTTTTGCAAGACTGGCAAAAAAAAGCAGGCGAAGCATCTTTTAAAGAAGAGAGGCTGAGTCAAAACGAAGCGCTGCTGGAGGCACTCGCGTTCGGGATTCGAGATATGCAGGCGGGGATTTGGCCAGATGGTTTGTCCCAGAAGCATCAAACGAAGCTACCTCTGGGGTTTGAACCGCTGGTGATTAAATTAATCGACCAAGGTTGGTTGAAGCAAAGAGGACAGTGTGTTCACATGACCCAGTTGGGCGCTCGTTTTGCTGATGCCGTGGCACGGGAGATTTTAAGCCTGGATCCCGGGTCAAGCCCGGGATGACATATAGGTCTCGCTTTGTCACCCCCGCACCCCGCCGGGGTCCAGTTCCCATTCTGCTTCAGCAATTTGCCTATTTTTAACAAATCAGGCACAATATACACATGAAACGTACAAATCTTGTGCTTGACGAAAAATTGCTCCACGATGCCACGATTCTGTTTGGTTTAAAGACTTATTCAGACGTAGTAAATAAAGCCTTAGCTGAGGCAGTAAAAACCTTTAAAATCCGAAGTATTACCAGCCACTTTGGAACAGACGTATGGTCAGGAAAGCTCGAAGAAATGAGAGAAGACAAGGTTGTTCAACCATGATTTTGGTTGATACTTCGATTTGGATTCATTTATTTTCAAAAAATAATTCTTATCATATTTCCCAGGAACTCCTTTCACAGATTATGTTGTGCCCGCCCGTAGTCCAAGAAATTTTGCAAGGCATCAGAGAAGACCGCGCGCATATGTCTATTAGAGAAGCCCTGCTGGCGTTTCCTTTGATTGCAAATTCGATCAAACTCGAAGACTACCTATTTGCCTCTGAGATCTACCGACTAGGACGCGAAAAGGGTTACACAATACGCTCATCTACTGACTGTTTAATCGCCGCTTTAGCAATCGGAGCGAAAATCCCAGTCTGGCACCGAGATCGAGATTTTGATTTTATCTCGCGTTTTACTTCGCTAAAGATTTTTAATTTTTAAAGTAGATCTGGATCCCGGGTCAAGCCCGGGATGACACATAGGTGTCACTTTGTCTCATCCCAGCCTTGAGCTGGGCCATGCACAACGCCATTATTTCGCCGCCGGCAATATAATCGTAAAGCAAGCGCCAGCGTTTTTAACGTTGGCAACCATGATTTTACCTTCATGCGCCCGCACGACACCTTTGGCGATTGCTAGCCCAATACCGGCGCCTTGGCCTTTGGAGCCTGGATAGCGGTAGAATTTATCGAACACTCTGCCCAAGTATTCTGTTGGCACGCCCGGGCCTTGATCCAGCACAGCGATTTGCACGTCTGATTCAATCGTGCGGATATCAATGCGAATAAGTCCGCCCTCTGGGGTATATTGGCAAGCGTTGAGGAGAATATTCGTCACGGCTTGCTCACATAGCGCCACGTCTACATAGATGTGCGGCAAATCAGGCTCGATGGTCAACTTGATTTGATAATTCTCTAAAGTCCGCTTCAAATGCTCTCTGGCAAGCTGAATCAAACGCGCCGGATCACAAAGAACGCGTCTCAGTGGGAAAATCCCAACGGACAACCTGGAAATCGTCAGCAGATTATCGATCACAAGGCCCAGTTTTTCTGTGGCATTGAGCAAATGAAGGCCCATCTCAATGCGACGGTTTTCTAATATCGAGCTGTCTCTATCGGACATAATCGCTACTGCTTGCACAATCACCGACAGCGGGCTTCGAAGCTCGTCCGACATGAAGCTTAAAATCGATTTGTGCAGCTGGTTTACTTCTTGCAGCCGCTCGGTTTCCTGAGAACGCTCTCTAAACAGCTCTTTTTCTAAAGATAAGGCAAGCTGTTTGCAAACTGTCTGCAATAGATTTCGGTCCGCTTCTAATAATAAACCTGTCTCTTTGGGCTTAAAAATCAACACACCCAAAGTTTCCGTGTGCCCAGTCAAAGGCATATACAACGCCTTAGCGCCGGAGAGGGTGTCGGTCGACCAACCAGCAGGCTTTTGATTTTCTAAAACCCATTTGGCCACGCCTAATTCGGCATCCGGCAGAAGAGGCCTTAAAGAGTCATCTCTCCGTCTCAGGCAAACACCGCATTGGCCTTTTAAGAAAGTTCCCACTCGGGCTTCAACGGCTGCCAGCATTTCTTCTCGATTGGGAATCGACGAAATATCT
This window harbors:
- a CDS encoding PIN domain-containing protein; the protein is MILVDTSIWIHLFSKNNSYHISQELLSQIMLCPPVVQEILQGIREDRAHMSIREALLAFPLIANSIKLEDYLFASEIYRLGREKGYTIRSSTDCLIAALAIGAKIPVWHRDRDFDFISRFTSLKIFNF
- the hemW gene encoding radical SAM family heme chaperone HemW; this translates as MFSVYNNLEKFGIYIHVPFCRRRCIYCDFYFEIGKNTQQFHENVLLEWEARKHEAPGEPQTIYFGGGTPSLLSPAQIGALITALGPKAGEITLEANPEDLSPQYLAEIRRAGVNRLSLGVQSFEDPILKYLGRKHRSEQAKQAILDAKAAGFERISVDLIVGVASESTQSATSWLAEQKIGHLSVYLLTVENLTPLDRLIKKGRLQAPCEDAQVDAYIEMQARLPTLGYEQYEVSSYAMPGHESQHNRIYWSKGSYLGLGPGAHSMLMHADGTITRRHTHALLQDWQKKAGEASFKEERLSQNEALLEALAFGIRDMQAGIWPDGLSQKHQTKLPLGFEPLVIKLIDQGWLKQRGQCVHMTQLGARFADAVAREILSLDPGSSPG
- a CDS encoding sigma-70 family RNA polymerase sigma factor, with protein sequence MLIRKSKPGPQAQDEEIQPEKDLADAALLLSLIDAGTLRTDKPLFTKTASSQRLGIEDEYELARRIQIWGDVDARNALVMANVGLVHMIVGQMLRPGYKYEDLLQEGTLGLIRATETFQADRNIRFSTYGVFWIRAKIQRFIQTHEKDDKPAMGPPKEDAAGNKQTIRARTISIDKMASAEEGYSVGDTLSSDLENPEEVALRLEKASTIKNILAGIVRELNNPHMKVILEKRILAEDPETLEELGASLHISRESCRLLESKMLKLAKEQLVNWRA
- a CDS encoding type II toxin-antitoxin system VapB family antitoxin — protein: MKRTNLVLDEKLLHDATILFGLKTYSDVVNKALAEAVKTFKIRSITSHFGTDVWSGKLEEMREDKVVQP